In the Alkaliphilus flagellatus genome, one interval contains:
- a CDS encoding acyl-CoA thioesterase yields the protein MIYLVKINAARLVKSEDLNHHGTLFAGRMAEWFVENCFICGAKETEKPENIVCIKIHGLSFNSPVRKGDIINMESYIAKAGRTSFTVYGKVTKNNSGELISDGFITFVFIDNNGKSIPHNIVLDENVDMEEIKVRERALKL from the coding sequence GTGATCTATTTGGTAAAAATAAATGCTGCTCGTTTAGTTAAGTCTGAGGACTTAAATCATCATGGAACATTGTTTGCAGGTAGAATGGCAGAATGGTTTGTTGAAAATTGCTTTATTTGTGGTGCTAAAGAAACAGAAAAACCGGAAAACATAGTATGTATAAAGATTCATGGACTATCCTTTAATTCTCCTGTTAGAAAGGGAGATATTATAAATATGGAAAGCTATATTGCTAAGGCGGGAAGAACAAGTTTTACGGTCTATGGAAAAGTAACTAAAAATAATTCAGGTGAGTTAATATCTGATGGTTTTATAACTTTTGTGTTTATAGATAATAATGGTAAGTCCATCCCTCATAATATAGTACTTGATGAAAATGTAGATATGGAAGAGATAAAAGTAAGAGAGAGAGCTTTAAAGCTGTAA
- a CDS encoding DsrE/DsrF/DrsH-like family protein, producing MENKKINILMFSGEYDKAMAALILANSAKEMDVEVTMFFAFWGLCLLREPEKVTMDNKTMYEKMFSAMTPKGAEQLPLSKMNFSGIGKEMMLDMINDNEAPRLIDFLNGARKKGVRFCGCKLSMDIMGFKEEELIPELEVIDAKTYLSDALESDMQLFI from the coding sequence TTGGAAAATAAAAAGATAAATATACTTATGTTTAGTGGAGAATATGACAAAGCAATGGCTGCATTAATATTAGCCAACTCTGCAAAGGAAATGGATGTAGAGGTAACTATGTTCTTTGCATTTTGGGGACTATGTTTATTGAGAGAACCTGAAAAAGTTACAATGGATAATAAAACAATGTATGAAAAAATGTTTAGTGCGATGACACCTAAAGGAGCCGAACAATTACCTCTATCTAAAATGAATTTTAGTGGTATAGGGAAAGAGATGATGTTAGACATGATAAATGATAATGAAGCACCTCGTTTAATAGACTTCTTAAATGGAGCTAGAAAGAAAGGAGTTCGTTTCTGTGGTTGTAAGTTATCAATGGATATTATGGGCTTTAAGGAGGAAGAACTAATCCCAGAATTAGAAGTAATTGATGCAAAGACTTATTTAAGTGATGCATTAGAATCTGATATGCAGTTATTTATATAA
- a CDS encoding aminotransferase class V-fold PLP-dependent enzyme codes for MEYINSFYHFRDLVVGVDTNIPLTDQTYTTAINFDNAATTPPFNHVMNEIVKFSPWYSSIHRGAGYKSQVSSKLYDDARNVIAEFVGANIDHHSIIFVKNATEAINKLSNKLLPLYKDGVVLSTCMEHHSNDLPWRGKYKMDYISIDKYGQLSMEDLKSKLVKYDGKVRLVTVTGASNVTGYINPIHKIAELAHSHGSKILVDGAQLVPHAPVDMKSFDSPEHIDYLVFSGHKMYAPFGTGVLIGPKATFMKSPPDYPGGGTVKIVTHDHIEWLDPPEREEAGTPNIMGVLAITGAIKLLNELGMHNIENYERMLTDHAIDSLQNIPYVELYHNPIKRGESVSIIPFNIKGLHHSIVANILSHEFGIAVRNGCFCAQPYIQRLLNISPEDTKKYIGNSNLPIPGMVRISFGIYNTIEEINTLVKALYHISLNRKFYFERYKKDLYSSFLN; via the coding sequence ATGGAATATATAAATTCTTTTTATCACTTTAGAGATTTGGTTGTAGGTGTAGATACAAATATACCTCTGACTGATCAAACATATACAACTGCTATAAATTTTGATAATGCTGCAACTACACCACCTTTTAACCATGTAATGAACGAGATTGTTAAATTTTCTCCATGGTATTCTTCTATACATCGTGGTGCAGGATATAAGTCTCAAGTTTCTTCCAAACTCTACGATGATGCACGAAATGTAATAGCTGAGTTTGTAGGAGCAAATATAGACCATCATTCAATAATATTTGTAAAAAACGCAACAGAAGCTATCAATAAACTATCTAATAAATTACTTCCTCTATATAAAGACGGAGTAGTTCTATCTACTTGTATGGAACATCATTCAAATGATTTGCCCTGGAGAGGGAAATATAAAATGGACTACATATCTATAGATAAATATGGACAGCTATCTATGGAAGATCTAAAATCTAAACTAGTAAAATATGATGGCAAAGTAAGGTTAGTTACCGTTACTGGTGCTTCCAATGTAACTGGATATATTAACCCTATTCATAAAATTGCAGAATTAGCCCATAGTCATGGATCTAAAATATTAGTAGACGGTGCTCAACTAGTACCTCATGCCCCCGTAGATATGAAATCTTTTGATAGCCCAGAGCACATAGATTATCTTGTTTTCTCTGGTCATAAGATGTATGCCCCCTTTGGTACAGGTGTTTTAATTGGACCTAAAGCAACTTTTATGAAAAGTCCTCCTGATTATCCTGGAGGAGGAACCGTAAAAATAGTTACACATGACCATATAGAATGGCTTGACCCACCGGAAAGAGAAGAGGCTGGAACACCTAATATTATGGGGGTTTTAGCTATAACAGGGGCTATTAAACTTTTAAATGAACTAGGTATGCATAATATAGAAAATTATGAGAGAATGTTAACAGATCATGCAATAGACAGTCTCCAAAACATACCTTATGTTGAGTTATATCATAATCCAATAAAGAGAGGAGAAAGTGTGAGTATTATTCCATTTAATATTAAAGGGCTACACCATTCAATAGTTGCAAATATTCTTTCCCATGAGTTTGGTATTGCAGTAAGAAATGGATGTTTCTGCGCACAGCCTTATATACAAAGATTACTAAACATATCCCCAGAGGACACGAAAAAATATATAGGAAATAGTAACCTACCCATTCCTGGAATGGTAAGAATTAGCTTCGGGATCTATAACACCATAGAAGAGATAAACACCTTGGTAAAAGCTCTTTACCACATTTCCTTAAACAGAAAATTTTATTTTGAAAGATATAAAAAAGATCTCTATTCAAGCTTTTTAAACTAA
- a CDS encoding YciI family protein: MQFIVTGYDGTDEAALERRLAARDEHIKLMDYMKKEKKFLYAAAILDDNEKMIGSILIVDFPTREELDEWLKIEPYVKGDVWKEIEVKSCKVPPLFLS; the protein is encoded by the coding sequence TTGCAATTTATAGTTACCGGTTATGATGGAACAGATGAAGCAGCACTAGAAAGACGTCTTGCAGCTCGTGACGAACACATTAAACTTATGGATTATATGAAAAAAGAAAAAAAGTTTTTATATGCTGCTGCCATATTAGATGATAATGAAAAGATGATTGGTTCTATTCTAATTGTAGATTTTCCAACGAGAGAAGAACTTGATGAATGGTTAAAGATTGAACCATATGTTAAGGGAGATGTATGGAAAGAAATAGAAGTAAAGTCTTGTAAAGTGCCTCCACTATTTTTATCTTAA